The following are from one region of the Pocillopora verrucosa isolate sample1 chromosome 3, ASM3666991v2, whole genome shotgun sequence genome:
- the LOC131790489 gene encoding tetratricopeptide repeat protein 28-like — MAEGGEVSLDDEKFTDVAEERQVRSGDQKLNLADDIQADVLAVSPSDGTSQFDDATLKAMAEVYLKEGDNKYSKGKTNDAVHFYSKGLQVYCKDIKLNAELYSKRAAAQLLLGNFQEALDDATVSVQLAPTFIEAIEIGASACVEQHLYQEAITWCQEGLAVNSNNKKLLDLWSECDNELTDGTDETRIHFEKIHINKQLPQRPVQKIPKEFERAIQCHERHLKISKEVGDKAGEGNSYFNLGNAYHNLGDFEKAIQYHKRHLKIAKEVGDKAGEGNSYCNLGNAYDSLADFKRAIQYHERHLKIAREVGDKAGEEKSYCNLGNAYHSLGDFERAIHYHECDLKIAKEVGDKAGEGISYCNLGNAYHSLGNFERAFQYHQRDLDIAKEVKDRAGEGKSYGNLGVVYHSRGDFKRAIQCHEIDQKIAIEVGDKVAEGISYCNLGNAYHCLGDFERAMQYHESDLKIAKEVGDKAGEGNSYCNLGNAYRSQGDFKRAIQFHERHLKIAKEVGDKAGEGRSYGNLGIAYHCLGDFERAMQHHERDLKIAKEVGDKAEEGRSYGNLGIAYHSQGDFKRAIQYHKRHLKISKEMGDKAGEGKGYCNLGNAYHSLGDFERAIRYHERHRKIAIEVGDKAGEGKSNGNLGVVYHSLGDFKRAIQCHKIDLKIVKEVGDKAGEGTSYCNLGNAYESLADFESAIQYHERHLKITKEVEDKAGEGKSYCNLGNAYHNLGDFERAIQYHERHLEIAKEVGDKAGEGKSYGNLGNAYHSLKDCKSAIQYYERSLEIAQEVGNKAEEGKNYGNLGNVYWGLEDLERAVNLYRSCVVIFDAIRAKLRFRDDCKISFRDMQRNAYTCLWRLRLQQKQILNALLSAEQGRAQALNDLICYRYGLEEIQPRPHTQGDSDFEVLQSGAISNTVFMAVDNKERKIFHWFINSFQDIQLRSIEISNYSSFEDVDTFIGRLMNTVSGEFKRGVIKCEDRSLNESCTEELVKKRSGHADFSPECSPKTALRMLYDVIIEPIGDLINGHELIFVPESSLWSIPFAALMDSESNYLCDSFRVRTIPSLTTLKLINDYPDDFHNKKSALLVGDPCLEGVLFEERKLDSLPYARKEVVIIGRILGADPLIGEEAKKDEVLRRLPSVALVHFAAHGRMETGEIALAPRGTCSLQPFVEEDFILTMKDVLDIRIRARLVVLSCCHSGRGEIKAEGVVGIARAFLGAGARSVLMSLWAIDDEATLVFMKHFYEELVTGKLSSEALNQAMKTMKESEEFSDVKYWAPFVLIGDDVRLELN, encoded by the exons ATGGCGGAAGGTGGTGAGGTGAGCcttgatgatgaaaaatttacagacg TTGCAGAGGAACGTCAGGTCAGATCCGGTGACCAAAAACTGAATTTAGCTGATGATATTCAGGCAG ACGTTTTGGCCGTTTCACCGTCAGATGGTACATCGCAATTTGATGATGCAACCTTAAAAG CAATGGCGGAGGTGTACTTGAAAGAAGGTGACAACAAGTACAGCAAAGGAAAAACCAACGATGCAGTACACTTTTACTCGAAGGGACTGCAAGTGTACTGCAAAGATATCAAACTAAACGCCGAACTCTATAGCAAAAGAGCAGCGGCTCAGCTTCTTCTTG gaaattttcAAGAAGCTTTGGATGATGCTACAGTGTCTGTTCAATTGGCACCAACTTTCATCGAAGCAATAGAAATCG gGGCCAGCGCATGTGTAGAGCAACACCTGTATCAAGAGGCCATTACCTGGTGTCAGGAAGGATTGGCA GTTAACAGTAACAATAAGAAGTTACTTGATTTGTGGAGCGAGTGTGATAATGAACTAACTGATGGCACAGATGAAACGAGAATTCATTTCGAG AAAATACATATCAACAAACAGCTACCTCAAAGACCTGTCCAAAAGATCCCGAAAGAattcgaaagagccatccagtgtcatgaacgtcatctaaaaatttctaaagaagtgggagacaaggctggagagggaaacagttacttcaatctcggcaatgcttatcataacCTGGGAGATTTCGAAaaagccatccagtatcataaacgtcatctaaaaattgccaaagaagtgggggacaaggctggagagggaaacagttactgcaatctcggcaatgcttatgatagcctagcagatttcaaaagagccatccagtaccatgaacgtcatctaaaaattgctagagaagtgggagacaaggctggagaggaaaagagttactgcaatctcggcaatgcttacCATAGCCTGGGAGActtcgaaagagccatccacTATCACGAAtgtgatctaaaaattgccaaagaagtgggagacaaggctggagagggaatcagttactGTAAcctcggcaatgcttatcatagcctgGGAAATTTCGAAAGAGCCTTCCAATATCATCAACGTGATCTTGATATTGCCAAAGAAGTGAAGGACAgggctggagagggaaagagttacggcAATCTCGGCGTTGTTTATCATAGCCgaggagatttcaaaagagccatccagtgTCACGAAATTGATCAAAAAATTGCCATAGAGGTAGGAGACAAGGTTGCAGAGGGAAtcagttactgcaatctcggcaatgcttatcattgCCTcggagatttcgaaagagccatgCAGTATCACGAAagtgatctaaaaattgctaaagaagtgggagacaaggctggagagggaaacagttactgcaatctcggcaatgcttatcgtaGCCaaggagatttcaaaagagccatccagtttcatgaacgtcatctaaaaattgctaaagaagtgggagacaaggctggagagggaaggAGTTACGGCAATCTCGGCATTGCTTATCATTGCCTcggagatttcgaaagagccatgCAGCATCACGaacgtgatctaaaaattgctaaagaagtgggagacaaggctgaaGAGGGAAGGAGTTACGGCAATCTCGGCATTGCTTATCATAGCCaaggagatttcaaaagagccatccagtatcataaacgtcatctaaaaatttctaaagaaatgggagacaaggctggagagggaaagggttactgcaatctcggcaatgcttatcatagcctaggagatttcgagaGAGCCATCCGGTATCATGAACGTCATCGAAAAATTGCTAtagaagtaggagacaaggctggagagggaaagagtaaCGGCAATCTCGGCGTTGTttatcatagcctaggagatttcaaaagagccatccagtgTCACAAAATTGATCTAAAAATTGTCaaggaagtgggagacaaggctggagagggaaccagttactgcaatctcggcaatgcttatgaaAGCCTAGCAGATTTCGAAAGcgccatccagtatcatgaacgtcatttaaaaattaccaaagaagtggaagacaaggctggagagggaaagagttactgcaatctcggcaatgcttatcataacctgggagatttcgaaagagccatccagtatcatgaacgtcatctagaaattgccaaagaagtgggagacaaggcaggagagggaaagagttacggaaatctcggcaatgcttatcatagcctaAAAGATTGCAAAAGTGCCATTCAGTATTATGAACGTAGTTTAGAAATTGCCCAAGAAGTTGGAAACAAGGCTGAAGAGGGAAAGAATtacggcaatctcggcaatgtGTATTGGGGGCTGGAAGATCTAGAAAGAGCTGTCAACCTGTATCGTTCTTGTGTGGTAATTTTTGACGCTATCCGAGCCAAACTGCGGTTCAGAGATGATTGCAAGATTAGCTTCCGCGACATGCAAAGAAACGCATATACTTGTTTGTGGCGTCTTCgtttacaacaaaaacaaattttaaatgcGCTTCTATCTGCTGAACAGGGACGTGCACAGGCTCTTAATGATCTCATTTGCTATAGGTATGGGTTGGAAGAAATACAGCCTCGGCCTCACACTCAAGGGGATTCTGATTTTGAGGTCCTTCAAAGCGGTGCTATTtcaaatacagtttttatggcTGTGGATAACAAGGAACGCAAGATATTCCACTGGTTTATTAACAGCTTCCAAGACATTCAATTGAGAAGTATTGAAATAAGTAATTATAGCTCGTTCGAAGACGTCGATACCTTTATTGGACGCTTAATGAACACAGTATCAGGAGAGTTTAAAAGAGGTGTTATTAAATGCGAAGATCGCTCTCTTAATGAGTCCTGCACTGAAGAATTGGTGAAGAAAAGGTCAGGTCATGCTGATTTCTCTCCTGAATGCTCCCCGAAAACTGCTTTACGAATGTTGTACGACGTTATCATTGAGCCGATTGGTGATCTCATCAATGGCCATGAACTTATCTTTGTTCCCGAGAGTTCATTGTGGTCAATCCCTTTTGCTGCATTAATGGATTCCGAGTCAAATTATTTGTGCGACTCTTTCCGAGTTCGAACGATTCCATCCCTGACTACTTTGAAGTTGATAAACGATTACCCAGACGACTTCCACAATAAGAAAAGTGCTTTACTCGTGGGTGATCCATGTTTGGAGGGGGTTCTTTTCGAGGAGAGGAAGCTCGATTCACTGCCATATGCAAGAAAAGAAGTGGTGATAATCGGCAGAATCCTTGGTGCTGATCCGCTTATAGGTGAAGAAGcaaaaaaagatgaagtgttGAGGCGACTTCCTTCTGTTGCCTTGGTGCACTTTGCTGCACATGGCCGAATGGAAACAGGCGAAATTGCCTTAGCGCCACGAGGTACTTGCTCATTACAGCCCTTTGTTGAAGAGGATTTTATTCTAACAATGAAAGATGTGCTGGATATTCGGATACGGGCAAGGCTGGTTGTGTTAAGTTGTTGCCACAGTGGTCGTGGAGAGATTAAGGCTGAGGGAGTTGTTGGAATTGCAAGAGCGTTTTTGGGTGCCGGTGCTCGCTCTGTTCTCATGTCtctgtgggcgattgatgacgaggctactcttgtgtttatgaaacatttctatgAAGAATTGGTTACTGGGAAGCTTTCAAGTGAAGCTCTTAACCAAGCAATGAAGACCATgaaagaatctgaagagttcAGCGATGTAAAGTACTGGGCACCCTTTGTGCTCATTGGGGATGACGTCAGACTTGAATTAAATTGA